In one Candidatus Deferrimicrobiaceae bacterium genomic region, the following are encoded:
- the selA gene encoding L-seryl-tRNA(Sec) selenium transferase: protein MPAPDRLRQIPSVASLLALDEIRFLLARHPRGVVVESIRRLLDRYRSEALGEKGRERTREEWTSLLVAALPAEVSAGEESPLRRVINATGVVVHTNLGRAPLPEEAIRAISDTASGYSNLEFDLAGGTRSRRLVHVERMLLALTGAQSVHVVNNNAAAVFLCLTGLARGREVIVSRGELVEIGGSFRIPDIMAASGANLVEVGTTNRTRLADYERATGPATALLLKVHRSNFRITGFTEEVTAADLAALGERLKIPVMEDLGSGAVFDFAQAGIPGTPTIRQALAQGPGIVTVSGDKLLGGPQAGIIAGRKDLVDPLKQHPLSRALRIDKLCLAALSATLRLYADERWASARVPVLRMILEEEKTVRARARRLVARVRREQSRALRRDASSVEGPADVRGDAREGGGVLTMLVERSFSSPGGGAMPEVEIPTACVAVSHERVPVQELEARLRLGNPPVVGRVAKGRILLDMRSVRDGELAELAGALVDAALAPVPSEMIDPGRRGG, encoded by the coding sequence ATGCCCGCACCGGACAGACTTCGCCAGATTCCTTCCGTCGCCTCCCTCCTGGCACTCGACGAGATCCGCTTCCTTCTTGCGCGTCACCCCCGGGGCGTGGTCGTGGAGTCCATCCGCAGGCTTCTCGACCGTTACCGGAGCGAAGCGCTGGGGGAAAAGGGAAGGGAGCGAACGCGCGAGGAATGGACCTCTCTCCTGGTTGCCGCCCTCCCCGCCGAGGTGTCCGCAGGCGAGGAGAGCCCCCTCAGGCGGGTGATCAACGCGACGGGGGTCGTGGTGCACACCAACCTCGGCAGGGCCCCGCTTCCGGAGGAGGCGATCCGGGCCATCTCGGACACGGCATCGGGGTATTCCAACCTGGAGTTCGATCTGGCCGGGGGAACCCGCTCGCGGCGGCTCGTGCACGTGGAGCGGATGCTCCTGGCGCTGACGGGGGCTCAGTCCGTCCACGTCGTGAACAACAACGCGGCGGCGGTGTTCCTGTGCCTCACGGGACTGGCGCGGGGCCGGGAAGTGATCGTGAGCCGGGGAGAACTTGTCGAGATCGGCGGCTCCTTCCGCATCCCGGATATCATGGCAGCCAGCGGTGCGAACCTCGTCGAGGTGGGGACCACGAACCGGACCCGGCTCGCCGACTACGAGAGGGCGACCGGACCCGCGACGGCGCTGCTCCTGAAGGTGCACCGGTCCAACTTCCGCATCACGGGGTTCACGGAGGAGGTCACGGCCGCCGACCTTGCCGCTCTCGGGGAGAGGCTCAAAATCCCCGTGATGGAGGATCTGGGCTCCGGGGCCGTCTTCGATTTCGCGCAGGCCGGCATCCCCGGGACACCGACCATCCGGCAGGCGTTGGCCCAGGGGCCGGGAATCGTCACCGTCAGCGGCGACAAGCTCCTCGGCGGGCCGCAGGCCGGAATCATCGCCGGCCGGAAAGACCTTGTGGATCCGTTGAAACAGCACCCTCTTTCCCGGGCGCTCCGGATCGACAAGCTCTGCCTCGCCGCCCTTTCCGCCACGCTCCGGTTGTACGCGGACGAGAGGTGGGCGTCCGCGCGGGTTCCGGTCCTGAGAATGATTCTCGAGGAGGAAAAGACCGTTCGTGCGAGGGCGCGGAGGCTGGTCGCGAGGGTGAGACGGGAGCAGTCTCGCGCCTTGCGCCGGGATGCTTCCTCCGTGGAGGGACCGGCGGACGTTCGGGGAGACGCACGAGAAGGAGGCGGAGTCCTGACGATGCTCGTGGAGCGTTCCTTTTCCTCTCCCGGGGGCGGAGCGATGCCGGAGGTCGAAATCCCCACCGCCTGCGTTGCCGTGTCCCACGAGCGGGTTCCCGTACAGGAGCTGGAAGCGAGGCTCAGGCTGGGGAATCCCCCCGTGGTGGGCCGGGTCGCGAAAGGCCGGATCCTTCTCGACATGCGCTCGGTCCGGGACGGGGAACTCGCCGAACTTGCCGGCGCCCTCGTGGACGCGGCGCTTGCCCCGGTCCCGTCGGAAATGATTGACCCGGGGCGAAGGGGTGGATAG
- a CDS encoding HNH endonuclease, with protein sequence MLNTGVLVLNRAFFPVHITSVRRAFCLLYAGLARAINSQYEMYDFHSWSELSVHINEEAIGLVGRMIRVPRVVVLTAYDRVPRRNVRFCRRNIFLRDRNTCQYCGRVFPTSELNLDHVTPRSRGGMTTWENIVCSCFVCNKRKGGELPEQTGMRLIRRPARPQWAPQFAFSPRASIHREWLPFLSLVDFTYWNLELEH encoded by the coding sequence ATGCTTAACACTGGGGTGCTCGTTCTCAACCGGGCCTTTTTCCCCGTACATATCACCAGCGTCCGGCGCGCTTTCTGCCTTCTCTACGCCGGCCTCGCGCGGGCGATCAATTCCCAGTACGAGATGTACGATTTCCATTCGTGGAGCGAACTCTCCGTCCACATCAACGAGGAGGCCATCGGCCTGGTGGGCAGGATGATCCGGGTGCCCCGGGTGGTGGTCCTCACCGCCTACGACCGGGTCCCCCGGCGAAACGTTCGGTTCTGCCGCCGCAATATCTTCCTGCGGGACCGGAACACATGCCAGTATTGCGGCAGGGTCTTCCCGACGAGCGAGTTGAACCTCGACCACGTGACCCCCCGGTCCCGGGGCGGCATGACGACGTGGGAGAACATCGTCTGCAGCTGCTTCGTATGCAACAAGCGAAAGGGAGGGGAACTCCCGGAGCAGACGGGGATGCGTCTGATCCGTCGCCCGGCGCGGCCCCAGTGGGCCCCCCAGTTCGCGTTCTCCCCCCGCGCGTCGATCCATCGGGAATGGCTCCCCTTCCTGTCTCTGGTCGACTTCACCTACTGGAACCTCGAACTCGAACATTGA
- a CDS encoding shikimate dehydrogenase, whose protein sequence is MRGPSGDKGRGFTESLIFLVGHPLSHSLSPPMHNGVIARRKLPFRYVAFDLSPGALPDFFRVVRAGSFLGGNVTIPYKEEAAVLADGVSKAVGVCGAANLLCVRGRRLHADNTDGRGLLAALAGAGWGRRFPRVVLLGAGGAARGIGYELTRGGTRELVILNRTTARAHALAELLSRRFPRVTITAGDLTPRRMVREFSGADLIVQCTSLGLTSKWMSFPGDALKKATRFVDIVYQKGGTALVRDLRRRGIPAMDGLPMLAFQAALSFAAWTGIEVPGEEFLATARQVLAGRGPGRGIRA, encoded by the coding sequence TTGAGAGGGCCTTCCGGGGACAAGGGCCGCGGATTTACGGAATCGCTGATCTTCCTCGTCGGCCATCCCCTCTCCCATTCGTTGAGCCCCCCGATGCACAACGGCGTGATCGCGCGCCGAAAACTTCCTTTCCGCTACGTGGCGTTCGACCTCTCCCCGGGGGCGTTGCCCGATTTCTTTCGGGTCGTCCGGGCGGGGAGCTTTCTCGGGGGGAACGTCACGATCCCTTACAAGGAAGAGGCGGCCGTCCTTGCGGACGGCGTTTCGAAGGCGGTCGGAGTGTGCGGGGCGGCGAACCTCCTCTGCGTCAGGGGGCGGCGGCTTCATGCCGACAACACGGACGGGCGCGGTCTTCTCGCGGCGCTCGCGGGGGCGGGGTGGGGGAGGCGGTTTCCCCGGGTCGTCCTGCTGGGCGCGGGAGGGGCGGCTCGCGGGATCGGCTATGAACTGACGCGCGGGGGAACGCGCGAACTGGTGATATTGAACCGGACAACGGCGCGCGCGCACGCCCTGGCGGAACTTCTCTCCCGGAGGTTCCCGCGGGTCACGATCACCGCCGGGGACCTTACGCCCCGAAGGATGGTCCGCGAATTTTCCGGAGCCGACCTGATCGTCCAGTGCACCTCGCTGGGCCTGACGTCGAAATGGATGTCTTTTCCCGGGGATGCGCTAAAGAAAGCGACCCGGTTTGTCGATATAGTGTATCAAAAGGGGGGGACTGCCCTCGTGAGAGATCTCCGCAGAAGGGGAATTCCCGCCATGGACGGCTTGCCGATGCTCGCCTTCCAGGCCGCATTGAGCTTCGCTGCCTGGACGGGGATCGAGGTCCCGGGGGAGGAATTCCTGGCTACCGCACGGCAGGTGCTGGCCGGCAGAGGACCCGGAAGGGGGATTCGCGCTTGA
- the pilB gene encoding type IV-A pilus assembly ATPase PilB — protein MATKIGEMLLKGNLITQEQLLTALDTQKRTRERIGSLLVKAGAIKEPELLSFLGRQFNIPVVELSKYEINPEVVRLLPEDMVQKNLALPINRVGAKLIVAVADPSNMAILDAIGFKTGYSVELVLASEREITAAINKFFDQSLEFKDIISELDDELEVVREEEVDVSEIERGVDDAPVVKLVNFVLTDAIKRRASDIHIEPYEKEFRVRYRIDGVLYEVMRPPLKMRNAICSRLKILASLDIAERRLPQDGRIKLKVGKGKEMDFRVSVLPTIFGEKTVLRLLDKSSLQLDMSKLGFEPDQLRDFMEAIHRPYGMVLVTGPTGSGKTTTLYSALTDLNKTTDNISTCEDPVEYNFAGINQVQVKEEIGLTFAGSLRSFLRQDPDIIMVGEIRDYETAEIAVKAALTGHLVLSTLHTNDAPGTVSRLLNMGIEPFLVSTSLNLVLAQRLARRVCTHCSEEMKIPPKALSDAGMKPDRLKHARLLRGKGCDECNTTGFRGRVALYEAMPVREEIKDLVLRGGSALDIKREAIRLGMKTLRQSGLTKVEEGVTTLEEILRVTAPD, from the coding sequence ATGGCAACCAAAATCGGGGAAATGCTCCTGAAGGGGAATCTCATCACCCAGGAGCAGCTCCTGACCGCGCTCGATACCCAGAAAAGGACGAGGGAGCGGATCGGCTCGCTTCTCGTGAAAGCGGGGGCCATCAAGGAGCCCGAACTGCTGTCTTTCCTCGGCAGGCAGTTCAACATCCCCGTGGTCGAACTGTCCAAGTACGAGATCAACCCGGAAGTGGTCCGCCTCCTGCCCGAGGACATGGTCCAGAAAAACCTGGCGCTTCCGATCAACCGGGTGGGGGCGAAGCTGATCGTCGCGGTAGCGGACCCCTCCAACATGGCGATCCTGGATGCCATCGGGTTCAAGACCGGATACTCCGTGGAACTCGTGCTCGCCTCCGAGAGGGAGATCACGGCCGCCATCAACAAGTTCTTCGACCAGTCCCTCGAGTTCAAGGACATCATCTCGGAGCTGGACGACGAACTGGAGGTCGTCCGGGAGGAAGAAGTCGACGTCTCCGAGATCGAGCGCGGGGTGGACGACGCCCCCGTCGTCAAACTCGTCAACTTCGTCCTGACGGACGCGATCAAGAGGAGAGCCTCGGATATCCACATCGAGCCGTACGAGAAGGAGTTCCGCGTCCGGTACAGGATCGACGGCGTGCTGTACGAGGTGATGCGCCCCCCGCTGAAGATGCGCAACGCCATTTGCTCGCGGCTCAAGATCCTGGCCTCCCTCGACATCGCGGAGCGGCGGCTGCCGCAGGACGGCAGGATCAAGCTGAAAGTCGGGAAGGGGAAGGAGATGGATTTCCGCGTCTCCGTCCTGCCCACGATCTTCGGGGAAAAGACCGTCCTGCGCCTCTTGGACAAATCCTCCCTGCAGCTCGACATGAGCAAGCTCGGGTTCGAGCCGGACCAGTTGAGGGATTTCATGGAGGCGATCCACCGGCCCTACGGGATGGTCCTGGTCACCGGCCCCACCGGCTCGGGGAAGACGACGACGCTGTACTCCGCCCTCACGGACCTGAACAAGACGACCGACAATATCTCCACGTGCGAGGATCCGGTGGAGTACAACTTCGCCGGGATCAACCAGGTGCAGGTCAAGGAGGAGATCGGACTCACCTTCGCGGGCTCCCTCCGGTCCTTCCTTCGGCAGGACCCCGACATCATCATGGTGGGGGAGATCCGCGACTACGAGACGGCCGAGATCGCCGTGAAGGCGGCCCTCACCGGCCACCTCGTTCTCTCCACCCTCCACACGAACGACGCCCCCGGCACGGTCTCCCGGCTGCTCAACATGGGGATCGAGCCGTTCCTCGTCTCCACGTCGCTCAACCTGGTTCTGGCTCAACGGCTGGCCAGGAGAGTGTGCACCCACTGCAGCGAGGAAATGAAGATCCCCCCCAAGGCGTTGTCCGACGCCGGAATGAAACCCGACCGGCTGAAGCATGCCCGGCTGCTTCGGGGAAAGGGGTGCGACGAGTGCAACACGACAGGGTTCCGGGGGCGCGTGGCCCTGTACGAAGCGATGCCGGTCCGGGAGGAGATCAAGGATCTCGTCCTGCGCGGCGGGTCGGCCCTCGACATCAAGCGCGAGGCGATCCGGCTGGGCATGAAGACGCTTCGGCAGTCGGGCCTGACGAAGGTCGAAGAAGGGGTGACAACGCTCGAAGAGATTCTGCGGGTGACGGCTCCGGACTAA
- a CDS encoding type IV pilus twitching motility protein PilT, which produces MISMHELLSMMYEKGASDLHITTGVSPTIRVDGRLIPMPAEPLMPQDTKRLCYSILTEAQKQRFEEEWELDLSFGVKGLSRFRANLYMQRGAVAGAFRTIPFRVRSFEELGLPSVVKDLCKKPRGLVLVTGPTGSGKSTTLAAMIDKVNTERQEHIVTVEDPIEYLHPHKKCLVNQREVNADTQSFKKSLKYILRQDPDVVLIGEMRDLETIEAALTVAETGHLVFATLHTNSAVQTINRILDVFPPYQQPQVRAQLSFVLEGVVSQILIPKASGGGRVVALEIMIPNSAIRNLIREEKVHQLYSQMQVGQAKFGMQTMNQSLLALYLRRSITLDDAVGRSSDPEEFRNLLSTSAAAAVKIAQGKNA; this is translated from the coding sequence ATGATTTCCATGCATGAACTTCTGAGCATGATGTACGAAAAGGGAGCATCGGACCTCCACATCACGACCGGGGTCTCGCCCACGATCCGCGTCGACGGGAGGCTCATCCCGATGCCGGCCGAACCCCTGATGCCGCAGGACACGAAGCGGCTGTGCTACAGCATCCTGACGGAGGCGCAGAAGCAAAGGTTCGAGGAGGAATGGGAGCTCGACCTCTCCTTCGGCGTGAAGGGCTTGAGCCGGTTCCGTGCGAACCTGTATATGCAGCGGGGGGCCGTGGCCGGAGCGTTCCGGACGATCCCGTTCAGGGTACGGTCGTTCGAAGAACTGGGATTGCCTTCGGTGGTCAAGGATCTGTGCAAGAAGCCAAGGGGGCTCGTCCTCGTGACGGGGCCGACCGGCTCGGGAAAGTCGACGACGCTTGCCGCGATGATCGACAAGGTCAACACGGAGCGTCAGGAGCACATCGTCACGGTGGAGGACCCGATCGAGTACCTGCACCCCCACAAGAAGTGTCTCGTCAACCAGCGGGAGGTGAATGCGGACACGCAGAGCTTCAAAAAGTCCCTGAAGTACATCCTGCGCCAGGACCCGGACGTCGTGCTCATCGGCGAGATGCGCGATCTCGAGACGATCGAGGCGGCCCTGACCGTCGCGGAAACGGGGCATCTCGTATTCGCCACCCTGCACACGAACTCGGCCGTACAGACGATCAACCGCATCCTCGATGTTTTTCCCCCCTACCAGCAGCCCCAGGTCCGCGCCCAGCTGTCCTTCGTCCTCGAGGGGGTGGTTTCGCAGATCCTCATTCCCAAGGCGTCCGGCGGCGGGCGTGTCGTGGCATTGGAGATCATGATCCCGAACTCCGCCATCCGGAACCTGATCCGGGAGGAGAAGGTGCACCAGCTCTATTCCCAGATGCAGGTAGGGCAGGCGAAGTTCGGGATGCAGACAATGAACCAGTCCCTGCTCGCCCTCTACCTCAGGCGGAGCATCACGCTGGACGATGCGGTCGGGAGGAGCTCCGACCCCGAGGAATTCCGGAATCTGTTGTCGACGTCAGCCGCGGCCGCGGTGAAGATTGCCCAAGGGAAGAATGCATAG
- a CDS encoding type II secretion system F family protein — MAKFMWEGKTRVGGTMTGEIEAPNEAFVIAQLRRQQIVPVKVKTKPRDLRITLPWQRGKVSKKELAVFTRQFATMIDAGLPLVQCLDILGMQQENDGFKKVILRVKEDVESGSTFADALGKHPRVFDDLFVNLVSAGEVGGILDTILARLAAYIEKAMKLGKQIKSAMVYPSTILAVAVIVTVVLLLYVIPIFGNMFADFGQALPVPTQIVLALSGYTRKYFLVFIMFIVLVVFAIRWYYRQETGRRNIDRLLLRLPILGDLIRKIAVARFARTLATMVASGVPILEGMDIVAKSAGNKIIEEAVMKARTSISEGKTISEPLAESKVFPVMVTQMVGVGEATGALDAMLTKIADFYDDEVDAAVGALTSLLEPMLMIFLGVVIGGLVIAMYLPIFKLAGVVGG; from the coding sequence ATGGCGAAATTCATGTGGGAAGGGAAGACGAGGGTAGGCGGAACGATGACGGGGGAGATCGAGGCGCCGAACGAGGCGTTCGTCATCGCCCAACTCCGCCGGCAACAGATTGTCCCTGTCAAGGTGAAGACCAAACCCCGGGACCTGCGCATCACGTTGCCGTGGCAGAGGGGGAAGGTATCGAAGAAGGAACTCGCGGTGTTCACGAGGCAGTTCGCCACGATGATCGATGCGGGGCTCCCGCTGGTCCAATGTCTGGACATCCTCGGCATGCAGCAGGAGAACGACGGGTTCAAGAAGGTGATCCTCAGGGTGAAGGAGGACGTGGAGAGCGGGTCGACCTTCGCCGACGCGCTGGGGAAGCACCCGAGGGTCTTCGACGATCTCTTCGTCAACCTGGTTTCCGCCGGGGAGGTGGGGGGCATCCTCGACACGATCCTTGCGCGACTCGCCGCCTACATCGAGAAGGCGATGAAGCTCGGGAAGCAGATCAAGAGCGCGATGGTGTATCCCTCAACGATCCTCGCGGTCGCTGTCATCGTGACCGTCGTCCTGCTCCTGTACGTGATCCCGATATTCGGGAACATGTTCGCGGACTTCGGCCAAGCCCTGCCTGTCCCGACCCAGATCGTCCTGGCCCTGAGCGGGTACACCCGGAAATATTTCCTGGTCTTCATCATGTTCATCGTCCTGGTCGTCTTCGCGATCCGCTGGTACTATCGCCAGGAAACGGGACGCCGCAACATCGACCGCTTGCTCCTGCGTCTGCCGATCCTGGGCGACCTCATCCGGAAGATCGCGGTGGCCCGGTTCGCCCGGACCCTGGCGACGATGGTCGCCAGCGGCGTCCCGATCCTGGAGGGGATGGACATCGTGGCAAAGTCCGCGGGGAACAAGATCATCGAAGAGGCCGTCATGAAAGCCCGGACGAGCATCAGCGAGGGAAAGACGATCTCGGAGCCGCTCGCGGAAAGCAAGGTGTTCCCCGTCATGGTGACCCAGATGGTCGGCGTGGGAGAGGCGACGGGCGCCCTCGACGCGATGCTCACCAAGATCGCGGATTTCTACGACGATGAAGTCGATGCGGCGGTAGGGGCGCTGACCTCCCTCCTGGAGCCGATGCTCATGATCTTCCTCGGGGTGGTCATCGGAGGGCTCGTCATCGCGATGTACCTCCCCATCTTCAAACTGGCTGGCGTCGTGGGAGGGTAG